The DNA segment AAATAGATACTTCTAATGAAAAGGGAAGGGAATATGTAACTTACATAGACATTGGATTGTCCTTCGTCATTAACATAAGATTTTCTGAGCAAGAGAGAAAAGGATTCATCAGAAACCCAGCcaaaaatataaagattatGTTCCTTTTATTCTACTCTGATATTAATCTAATAGGATGAgaagacaagaagaagaaaattatGCACCTCTTTTGAAGGACTCCAGTGTCTTTGCAGACTTTCTCCACGGCTTCAAGTCGGTTTAGCGTGTTACTGGCATTTGGATCGTTCTTGTCGACCTATgtagattaaaataaaatactaattctATTATCCTCTTCTTAGAGCAGAGCAGAGTGAAAAGTCAAATAACAGAAGATGAGCTAATGACATACCTTTGTTTTTAGCATGCAAGAAAAATCATAGAAAGCACCATAGACATCAGCCATTGTCTTTGTGCGATCAATGACTTTAGCAGTTAGACCTAAACAATTGAAAGTTGTTCAACAATATTTCAGACGAGATTTCTTGCAACACGTTCTCAAGTTTGTTGATGAAAAATATAAGGCTTAAGATCTAAATGATATGATGATGTAAAAAGGTGTGCAAACCAAATTCAAGATAGAACATCTTACCTCGCCTCAGCTTCACGACTCCTCTAAATAATTGTACATTGTTATAGCATAGTGCAAGTGTTCCAATCGCCATGATCTGATCAAAGAAAACACATCCAAGCAAAGAGATATTAATGCAGGTTTCGTTTTACatggaaaaacaagaaaaataattcTCAATAAGAAGTAGATAACTCTAAAGTAAAGTTTTAGTTAGGAAAACTAATTAATCTGACCTGAGGGATAGCACAGAACCGAAATATAGAAGGATCACGCAACGCAGCCATGTACTTCAAACAATCTTCAATATGCGTCAACGCATTGGTGACCATTTCATTCAAGCAGTTCACTGCTTTCGTTGAGTTCTCCTCATATTTTAAGTCCTACATTGGGATATATAGTTCACCATAAAAGGAAGAACACTGTTAGAAAATGGTCAATATGGCCATATGGGTAACATCCAACCTGAGACGAGAGGTTGAGAAATGGTATTATTCACCTCTAGCTTGTCAGCATATTTGCCCCAAATCTTACGAGGCCAGAACATGCGAGACTTTGGTATCTCATTAATGTCCTCAAGATAATCTCTAATAATGTTTGTTTTCTGCAAATAAGATCAAATGTTATGATCTATGAATTATTTGAAATTGTCAAAGATGACAAAAAACTTGAGAAAGAAACACTGTACGTGTCATAATACATTGTTGTACCTGAAGAAACAAACCCATTGAATTGGAAATATGATCCCAATCTGGAGTCAGAACTTCTGATCCTGAAGCGAGAAAGAGTTTAGACAGACCTAAACCCACAAGCCCAGCAACATAGTGGCAGTACTCATCGTAGTCATCAACAGTTTCTACCTGCGTGTAACAGGGAAAACTGGATTAGTACACAAATCATTTCAGTTCTTCACGAAACACGACAATAAGTGTTGATATTTTAGAGATTCTAAATGAAACTGAGAGCAACGAAGATGATTGTATGACAAACCTCCTGGCAGATAAACTTGGCCATTCCTGCACCCATTCTTTTGGTTATTTCCTCGATAGCCTCTTGATACCTTCATATACCAAGGTATAAATTTGCGAGAAAGCAGATTAGACTTCAACAAATTCAGTAACTCAATCAATAAACGTGAaacaacatgaaaaaaaaaaactataagcCAGAACAGAAGTGTGAGGGAAAACATCAGAACTAACCCTTTGTCAAGTTCCAAAAATGCTGCAGAAACATGGTGAAATTGGTCCATCAAAACCTTGTACTCCTTCGTACCacctataattaaaaaaaaaaaagagtaaaatctGTAAGTTAAAcagtaaaaatattaatagcATATGAAAGATAAAGATTAAAAGACTCGATAAACTTGCATGAATAGTGCCAGTCAGTATTGTATATGTGACGGTGGAAAGCAATCAGGATGGGCAGCTTTTCATCAGTTGGTATGCTTGTGTCATCCTCtataataccaaaaaaatatataaaatattaaccgCAGGAGCATGACTAATGAAGACGGATCTAATATGACTAAGGAATGTTTTACGAAACACTAACCGACAGTATCAAGAGCTCGAAGAACCAAGTAGAATACACACacctatacaaaaaaaaacaaaacaaaaggcaACTGAATATGAGATACTGACAAATTGGACAGAAAGTATCTTGATAGGCATGTGAAAGGAATCAAGATACGTGGAAAAGTTATAAACAACTTAAAACATTCTTCTATGCGTCACACGTCCCTCTAAAGCCTCAAATGTGGTAACAAACGTATATAAGAAACAAATAGATTCCTAGTTATGCAGCTCAGTATTCTAAAAATCGCAACTAAGCATTCAAAAAATTGGTCTAAGCACCCGCTTAAACATTAATCTTCTATGGCCATGCTCTTTTATCTATGGCGCGACCTGTGAGACTGGTTGTTCGTTTTGCTGTCGCTGCGACCAGTCACAGATTGTTAGCCCCATTTTTTACCAATTGAGCCAGacttcattaaaaaaattatattaaaagaaaTCATTGCTTCATCTAGTATTTTAGTTCGTTTTGTTGTCGCATGCGATTGGTCGTTTTGATGTTGCGTGATCAGTCGTAGGTTCCGATTCAAGTCGCCCGAAAAAACAGCGACTAAGACTTAACAAAATTTTGATCACAACAAGTAAACTTAGTCGCAGGTGGAGCGTGACACGTAAACACGAACATGGCCTATAAAGGTGCCTAATAACCGACTAGCGAGCTCAAGTtataatctaaaaactaattTACACCAATCTGCAGAACTAAGTTCTAACATATAATCCTCCCCATGGGTACATCCAATGTACTGAATAAACAAATGATCGAAAACATGAACAATAAATGCGTTGACTGACCAAGCAACAACGCATACATATACATACACTCACACACGTGTAACCGATCGAGAGAAGAAATACGTACAGCGTTACGAAGCTCGGGACGTAGCTGCTGGATAACGAGCGAGAAGCTACGAGAAACCTTGTGGAGCATTGAGTAGCAGAAACCCCAGTGTGGCTCAGGCGGGATCTGCTTCTCCGCTCTCTCGATCGCTCGCTTCATCTTCAGGAGAGGGTATATATCATCCGGATACCTCAGTAACGTCCCCAAGCTCCCCATCGTTTCAGAGGTCACAACGATCTCCTTTTCGACGGCGTCTCAGTGACAATAACAATGTATGATTCGTTGGCGAACGCAAACGCAAACGCAAACGCAACGACTTGTTTCCTGCGACGATCTGAGATTCAGAGACGGTTTAAGAAAATGGGAGAAAATGCAGGAGTCCTCTCACCTGCGATTTGGATCGATCTGATTCGTCCAGGGAATATTCTAAtttacgatttttttttaaatggtttaGTTTATTCATTCATCGATGAAAACGAAGGACTCTTTGCTTTCCTAGAGCTACAACTCACAAGGAGGGTTcacattttttatgtttattcgaAGAATAAAAAAACTTGTTGGCATGAAAATGATGAGTGCAGGAAGAAACGGGCCCTTTTGCTTACGGTATTGTATAAGCTAGACCAAAGCCGACAAGAAAATCATACttgtaaagaagaagaatgtgtgATGGACTTGGGCTTACTATAAACCTATTCATTTATAAAGCCAAGGCCCAACAAGAAAGTTCAAGTCATTTTGTGatattataaaatgtttttctttgttaaaataTGTAGTGgttttaatttaagaaaagtgtgaagaaaatataattggaaatttttgagtttaatttgcaaacaaaattataaacgatcaaattatataaaagcCAAAAAAGATATTCTTTCTGTTGAATCAGAAATGGTATATTCGTAATTCGTACCATTAGTGGATGAGATCGAATTACAGTTCCAGTTACTAATTTTTTACACCGGCAACTCTGATACCACGCTGACATGGCACAAGAAAGACGACGTGGCGAAATATAATTGGCTTCAATTACGTATCCTCCACAGTTGAAACTACCAATCGCCACACGTTAACACACGGT comes from the Brassica rapa cultivar Chiifu-401-42 chromosome A01, CAAS_Brap_v3.01, whole genome shotgun sequence genome and includes:
- the LOC103836099 gene encoding squalene synthase 1, giving the protein MGSLGTLLRYPDDIYPLLKMKRAIERAEKQIPPEPHWGFCYSMLHKVSRSFSLVIQQLRPELRNAVCVFYLVLRALDTVEDDTSIPTDEKLPILIAFHRHIYNTDWHYSCGTKEYKVLMDQFHHVSAAFLELDKGYQEAIEEITKRMGAGMAKFICQEVETVDDYDEYCHYVAGLVGLGLSKLFLASGSEVLTPDWDHISNSMGLFLQKTNIIRDYLEDINEIPKSRMFWPRKIWGKYADKLEDLKYEENSTKAVNCLNEMVTNALTHIEDCLKYMAALRDPSIFRFCAIPQIMAIGTLALCYNNVQLFRGVVKLRRGLTAKVIDRTKTMADVYGAFYDFSCMLKTKVDKNDPNASNTLNRLEAVEKVCKDTGVLQKRKSYVNDEGQSNVYIVMLVILLAIVFAYLRAN